A segment of the Polyangiaceae bacterium genome:
CAACCTGGAAGAGGAGCTCGCCATCGCGCGGGGCGCGCTCGATACGGCGGACCATCGCCACGCCGCCCACCACCTCGCTGCGGCGCTGGTGACCGCCCCCGCGGGGCTCGAGGTCGCCCAGTTGGTCCGACGATTGTTCCACGCGACCCGGGATCCTCACAGCCTGATCCCTGAGAAGATGTGGACCGGAGACGCGTTGCTCAAGGCACGCTTCTTCGAGATCGCGAATGCTGACGACGACGCCATCAGCTGGCAACTGATGGCCCAGGCAGCAGCGAAACAGCAAGCAGTCCTGAACCTCGATCCGTGGCTCGATCCCGAGCGTGCCCGAGCACTCGATCAGGACCGGCTCGGCCGCGAGCTATCCAAGGTCCTCGATAGCCCCATTGCCATCGAGCAGCTCTGGCCTCTGCTTGACTTACTCAGGCGCCAAGGCCCACTGAGCACCTGGCTCAGTTTCCACGTGGTAAGATTGCTCAGGGCCCGCAATGAGTTCACTGAGGCGCTCGAGCTCGCCTCCGCCACGCATGCCCGAGAAGCGAGCTATTGGTCTGCCACGTCCCTGGCGAGTACCTATCGAGACATGGGTAAGCTCGAGGAGGCCGTTGACGCCTTTCGTCAAGCGGCAGCCCTCGACCCGGCTGACGCCGCCGTGTACCTCGACTTGGGAGATATCCTGCTCGATCTCCGGCGCCCCGCTGACGCTGCCATTGCCTATTCCGAAGCTCTCACTCGAGATCCCGACAGCGACTGGGCCGTCGCTTCCCTGCCCTACGCTGAGTGGCGGTCAAATCATGCGGCGCCTCACGCACAGCGGATCGTCGAGCTCGCACGTGCGGGCAACTCCCGGGCCCGCGCCCTGATGGCACACGTAGCGCCCTTCGACGCTGGCTTTCGTCACCCGGCAAGTTCTTTGGTAAACAGCTTCGCGCTCGCGGAAGACAAGCCGATCCTGCGCTGCGCGGTCTCCAGTATCGAGGCACCGAGCTGCGTGCTGGCGATCCAGCTCGAATCGGGATTTCGCGGGCAGAACCCTCCTTTGGTCAACTGGGGCGAGATCCCCGAGCCAGATCCCAGGCTGTCCCGCGCGGAAACGTCCGTGCGGCTCTGGACCTACCAAACCGCGAGCGGCGAGCTCGAACAACACGCGATGCCCGCGTTGCTTCCGCCGACCAATCCCGCGCTGCGCCTGGTCTCGAGCATCGCCACTACGGATTACGATCTCGAGCGCTGGTGGCAAGCTGCCACTCTGCGAGCGTCGGAGCTATCGCCGGACTTGGCTGAGCAGTTGTTCGCCTGCATGTTGCACCCGCCTGCCACGCCGGAGGGCGAATACGCCTGGAACTGGCTGTTCAAGGTGCAGATCGCTGCGGCGCTCCTGCTGGTTCAGGCCAGCCCGGACTGGAGCGCCGCTCAAGGACGCCAGGCGCTGTTCGACTTGCTGAACGGGCCCATCGACTGGACCACCAGCGCTGGGATCATTGCGAGCTGCCAGCTAGCGCGCGCGGTCCCGCAACGCGTCGATGACGTCTACGAGTTGCTTCGGCCCTTGCTCGTGCCCCCGCGCTACCCCGCGGAATGGGCAAACATTGCCGAGGTGTTGGTGGAAACCTTGGGCTGGCTCCCGACGCTCGACGACGACTTTGCGGCTTGGCGGAACGCGGTTCGCGAGCAGCTGGACGAGTAGAGTTCGAGCTTTACGTGGCCAAAGAGGTCTGGGCATGCTGCCCTACGCATGACCTCACCCCCAAAATCAGCTTCAAATTCGCCGGCGCTGGAGCCCCTGTCGGGGCGCGTGATCGTCACCGGGGCAAGCGGATGGCTGGGGCGTCGACTCGTGGCTGCGCTGCTCCACGGCCTGCCTGGCGTGCCGCCTTTCGAGAACCCTCCAGCGCTCGCTGAGTTGGTGATTGGTATTCATTCGGCTGACGCAGCCCTCGAGGAGTGGGACGACCCTCGGGTGCGCGTGGTGAAGGGCGACTTGCGCGACCCGGACTACGCCGACCGCCTGTGCAGGGATGGTGATGGATCCTTGCTGCTGCACACCGCTGGCTTGATCCATCCTCGCCGCGTCAAGGATTTCTACGCGGTAAATACTCAAGGCACCCAGCGCGTCTTGGAGGTCGCCGAGCAGCAGGGGGTGAGGCGCGCCGTCGTTGTCTCTTCGAACTCGCCCGTGGGCTGCAACGCCTCGCCCGAGGCGCTATTCGATGAAGCGACGCCGTTCAATCCCTATATGGGTTATGGGCGGTCAAAGATGCTGATGGAGCAAGCGACCCTCGAGATCCAAGAGCGGGGCAAACTCCAGACGGTGCTGGTCCGGCCGCCCTGGTTCTACGGTCCGTATCAGCCCCCGCGCCAGACGCTGTTCTTCGAGATGATCCGCGCGGGGCGCGTCCCGATCGTCGGCAATGGGGAGAACCTGCGCTCGATGGTCTACATCGATAACTTGTGTCAGGGCCTACTCCGCGCCGCGGCGGTTCCTCACGCAAACGGCCGCGTGTACTGGATCGCCGACGCAGAGCCCTACCCGATGAACCGCATCGTCGACACCGTGGAGCGCCTGATGGAGACCGAGTTCGGGTTCCAGGTGGCGCACAAACGCCTGCGTTTGCCAGGGTTTGCCGGGGAAGTCGCCACGCTACTGGACGGCGCGCTGCAGCGCGTGGGCGTCTATCAGCAGAAGCTGCACGTGCTGGGGGAGATGAACAAACACATCGCCTGCAGCGTCGCCAAGGCCCGCTTGGAGCTGGGTTACACACCCACGGTCGCCCTGGAAGAGGGCATGCGGCGCAGCATCCAGTATTGTATCGATCAAGGGTTACTCCGGCCCTGAGTCTCCGAGCCTCGCCCATGACCGCCTCGACCAACGCGCCTCTGGCCCATAGCAAGGGACGTCGAGTCGTCTTCGTGCTGGCCGGTCTCTTGTCGAGCGCGGCGTTCATGTTGCTCGCCGTGAGGCGCCTGGCGTTCGATGACGTCACGCGGGCGCTCACTCACGCGGAGCTGTGGCCTTGGCTCCCCCTGGGCGTGCTGAGCTACCTCGCGGGCCATGCAGTGCGGGGGATCCGTTGCCGCCGCCTCGCGAGCGGAGAGGCACGCCTCACCCGCACGACCGCGACGAATGTGGTGGTGCTTGGGTATGCGGTGAACAACATCCTCCCTGCGCGCCTCGGTGAGTTCGCCCGCGCAGCCATGCTCGCAGAGCGCAGCGGGCTTCCGTTTGCTCAGGGCCTAAGCATCACCTTCCTCGAACGCATCCTGGATGGGCTGATCATGCTGGGGCTGCTGGCCGTCGCGTTCTTCAGCCTGCCTCAGTCGACCCACCAGGGCTGGCTCGGCGCCACCCTGCAGATCGCCGCGCTGGTGTTCTCCGTAGCGCTGGTTGGGGTGCTCGCCGCGGTGCTGGCGCCGAGCTTGATCTTGCGCTGGACCAGCCGGGTCGCCCATCGCGTTGCCCCGCGGATGCATGATCGGTTCGTGCGCGTGATCGACCAAGCGGTGCGCGGAGTGGCTTACCTGCGGGAGCCGCGGGCCGCGTTGGGGATCGCCGCGTTGAGCTTGCTGGTGTGGCTGTGTGAGGCGGGGCTCTTCCTGTGTCTGCTGCCTGCCTTTGGCCTGGCCTTCGACCCACGCTTGGCGCTGCTCGCGATGACCGTGACCAACTTGGGGATCTTGGTCCCGTCGAGCCCCGGGTTCATCGGCCCGTTTCACTTCTTCTGCATGCGCGCGCTGACCGCCGTCGGGATCGCCGAAGCCACAGGTTTCGGCTACGCAGCGCTGGTCCACTTGGCCTTCTACGTCCCGATCACGCTTTGGGGTGTTGGCATCATCGTCGCCTACGGCTTCCGCCTCGGGGCGAATCTGGACGCACAAAAGAGCGCGTCTCCTCTCGGCTTGCTCGACCCCGGGCAACGTTTCCTAACACCTGGGGAGCGCTCGGATCCGGCTCCGTCCGCGATCACCATCGCGCTGTGTGAAGCGTTGATCCCGGAGGAATCAGCGGATGTCCCTGCTCACGCTGAAGTGGTGAAGAGCTGCGCGAGCTTCACCGCCGGTCAGCTCGCGGCGCTGCCGTTTCGCCTGCGCGTGTACTACGGGGTTGGGATGCTGGCGCTACGTACGGCCACGTTGCTGCGGTTCGCGCGGCCGTTCTGCAAGCTCGACCAGCGCCGCCGCCGGCGCTGGGTGGAAGCCTGGGCCTATGGAAGACTCAGCCTCGGCCGGGCGCTGCTCAGGGCGCCGCGGAGCACGACGCTCCTCGCCTACTACGAGCACCCTGCGGTTCAAGGAGCGCTCGGGGTCGAACCCTCCTCGAGAAGTGCGGCAAGCGACGCAGTGATCTTGCAACTCAAACCGGGGCGGCGCGCGAATGGCTGAAGCGCCTCAAGACGAAGCCCAGGTCCTGGTGATCGGCTCCGGCGCCGGTGGTTCCACCGTGGCCTACGAGTTGGCCCGTCGCGGCTTCGACGTGGTGGTGCTGGAGGAGGGTGGCCACTTCGAACTGGCCGACTATGGTCAACCAGCACCTGTTGCCATGCGGCAAATGTATCGCAAGCGTGGCATGACGCCGATCCTGGGAGGCGTCCCCATTGGATACGTCGAGGGCTGTTGCGTTGGTGGCAGTACGGAGATCAACAGCGGGTTCTGGCACCGAACTCCACCGGAAGTGCTGCTGCGCTGGCAAACTCAGCTGGGGCTCGACATCGCCAGTAGCGAGCTGGACGAGCACTTCGAATGGGCCGAGCGCGAGCTACGGGTCGGCGTCAGCGAGCAGGCGTGGCCGCCCAGCACCGCCGCGTTTGCACGGGGCGCAGAGGCCATGGGCTGGAGCGCCTGGGAAGTGCCGCGCGCAGCGCCAGGCTGCAAACACACCAACGCGTGCGCCGCTGGCTGCCCAACGGGCGCCAAGCAGGGCATGAGCCGCTCGCTGCTACCCAAGGCGAAGGCCCTCGGGGCGCGAGTGATCGGCGGCGCACGGGTGGTGCGCTTGCTGTTGCGCAAGGATCGCGTAGACGGCGCGCTCGTGCGCGTGCAGACCGCGGACGGCGTAGAGCGGCTACTGCGCATTCAGGCGGAGCAAGTGTTCGTGTGCTGCGGCCCTACCGAGACGCCTTCCCTGTTGCTCCGCAGCGGGATCCGCTACCACGTCGGGAACAGCTTGCGCGTGCACCCTTACCTGAAGGTCGCCGCTCGTTTCCCGGAGGCAATGCATTCAGCAAGCAGTGTGCTCCCATTGCTCCAGGTCAAGGAGTTCTGGCCAGATCTGTCCTTTGGTGGTGCTTTCTTCGGCAGTGGACAGCTAGCGATGACCCTCAGCGACAACTGGCCACAGAACCGAAGCCAGATGAGCAACCTGAGCCACCTCGCGCAGTACTATGTAGGCGTCCGAGGCACCGGAAAGGGCTGGGTGCGCCCCACGGCGCTCGGCGAAGATGCGACCCTCGTGCGCTACGACTTGTCGAAGGACGATCTGCGACACCTCAGCGTTGGGCTGGCGCGGCTCTCGGAGTTGCTGCTCCGTGCGGGAGCTAGCGAGCTGTTCCCTAGCGTCTGGGGCGTGGGACCGTTCAAGCGCCCGGGAGACGCTGCGCGCTGGCTCGAGGAGCAGCTGCCGAAGCGAGCGCTCAGCTTGGTCACGGTGCACGCCTTCTCGTCGTGCCCCATGGGGGAGCGTCACGATCTGAGCGCCGCGGACTCCCAAGGCCGCGTGTGGGGGCTCCAGAACCTTTGCTTGGCAGATGCCAGCGTGCTGCCGGACTCCCCGGGCGTGAATCCTCAAGGCACGGTCATGGCCCTCGCCCGGCGCAACGCCGTGGCGTTCGCAGACGCGCAGTGAAGCCTGGCAGTGAACCGCAGTGAGCCTGCAACGCTCGGCGGATCGATGCTAAGGGCGGTGGACGTGACGACCCTAGTAACCGGCGGTTCGGGCTATTTCGGCGAAATCCTGGTGCAGCACTTCAGCGCCGAGGGGCGACGGGTCCGCGTATTCGACAAGGTGGATAACGCCGATCGCTCCGCCGACGTGGAGCTCGTGCAGGGCGACGTCTGCGACTACTCAAGCGTGACCCGGGCCATGCGCGGCGTCGAAGAGGTGCACCACAACGTAGCGCAGGTCCCGCTCGCGAAAGACCGGGAGCTGTTCTGGGCGGTGAACGTCGAGGGCACACGCAACGTGCTCGAAGCGGCGCTCAGGAGCGGCGTGCGCAAGGTCGTGCTGACGTCGAGCAGCGCCGTACACGGGATCCCTCCGCAGAACCCGGTGACCGAAGCGACCCTGCCCGCGCCTCGGGAGGCGTACGGCCGCGCGAAGCTCGAGGCGGAGCGGGTCGCTCAGCAGTATGTGGAACGCGGCCTGGACGTGAGCATCGTACGGCCGCGCACCGTGCTCGGTCACGGGCGCCTCGGGATCTTCAGCATCCTCTTCGACTGGGTGCGCCGAGGGAAGCCGCTGTACCTGTTGGGCTCCGGCAACAACCGCTACCAGTTCGTGCATGCTGACGATCTGGCCGCTGTGTGTGTCGCAGCCGGCAAACGAGCCGGCGCCAGTATTTTCCTCGCGGGAACAGACCGCTTCGGCACCATGCGGGAGCTGCTGGGGGGCCTGGTCCGGCACGCAGGGAGCCGTAGCAGCATTCGCAGCTTGCCCTTCACGGCAGCCACGGTGGGCATGCGCGTGACGAGCAAGCTCGGGTTGTCGCCGCTCGGCGACTACCACTCCTTGATGTATGGCCGGGAAATGTGGTTCGACATCACCCAGACTCGCCAGAAGCTCGATTGGCAGCCACGCTACTCGAACCACGAGATGATCACCGACTCCTACGACTGGTACGTCGCCCACCGCGAAGAAATCCAGGCTCGCCAAGGTGCCTCCCACCATCGCTCGCCGGTACGCCTTGGGGTGCTGGCGCTCCTGGAGCGGCTGCCGTGAGCGGCCTGCGGTGGGTTTTGCTCAGCGTCGCTCCTTGGCTGCTGGTTGGCTGTCCGAGCGCGACCTGTGACAGTCCTACACCTTGCCAGGACGCGTTGATCCTGGGGCTCCCAGGAGCCGGCGCAGGCGACTACACGCTGTCCATGGAGCTCGACGGCCAGCCGGAGAGCTGTGACATCACGCTGGACGGCGCCGGGAGCGGCAGCAAGACCTGCAGCTCGGAGGCCCTCGACGTCGGTACGCTCGATGGGGCGATTTGGGCCTATGTTTACGGCACCCCGAGCCAGGTAGATATCCACCTGGAATTTGGCGGTCAGACCCTATTCGAGCGCAGTGTCTCTCCTGAGTATCAAGATCTCAGCAAAGACAGCCAGAACTGTGTCAGCTGTCGCCAGGCAGAGCTCGACTACACCGCGGAGTAGCGGGCGCGACGCCGAGCTGCGAAAGCAAACAACAGCGCGCCGGCCACGACGGCGATATCAGCCACGTTGAACACCGGCCAGTGGCGAACGTGGAGGAAGTCCACCACATGACCTCGAACCATCCGCTCCCCGAGGTTGCCCACAGCCCCAGCCAGCAGAAGTCCCATGGCGACTCGCTCCCCCAGGTTGAAGGCCCGCCAGCGCAGCGCCGCGTACCCGAGCAGGCCCAGGGTCACCAAGGCGCCGAGGAGCGAGAGCATTAGCACTCGTGGCTCGGTCCCGATGTGGTTCCCCAGCAGGCTGAACGCAGTGTCGGTGTTCTCTGCGTAGCGCAAGTCGAGCACTCCGGGCACCACCGGCACAGGGCCCTGGCCGCTCAAGTGGGTTACAGCCAGTTGCTTGGTCGTGTGGTCACAACCCACGACCCCTAGGCACAGCAGCACCGCAGCCAACGTCGACCAGTGTCTCACCCCGCGGTCAACCGACGAGCCCCGGGTTCATTCCACGAGGGTCGACGAGCAGCGCTCAGGTTAGTCGAGGCCGCCCTTAACGCGCTGGAGGCTTGAGCTCCGTGCGTCCGTCCAGGACCACCACGTAAGTCTTGTCTGGCACGACTCGGCTCGGCCCCTGAGGCGTGTGCACCAAGATCCCCGTGGCAATGCAGAAGTCCGCCGGACGCTGGCGCACGCAGCGCTCCACCAGGTACTCGAGCTCTTCAGTGATCGCGCGGGCTGCCGCCTGGGTCAGCTCAGCCAGCGTCGGGACGTGCTCGCGGTCGCCGAGGTGCCCGAACCGGCGCCTCAACAAGCTCATCTCGACGTCGTGGGGATCGATCTCGTCGAACTCCGGGTTGCTCTCGGCGCCTGCCACGAGCTCGCTGCGAAGCTTCGCGAGCGCGCCGCAGGCCGGAGTCGCCTTGGGCTGCCCAGGGCGCGTCACCATGCCGAGATCGCCGCCGTCCGTGCCGACATGGGTCATGCCCATGAGCAGGAAGCGCTCACGACCACCAAAGCGTGGGGCGTGAGACAACGCGGCTTCGAACCCCGTCACCCCGAGCAGCGGTACTCCGGCAAGGCTAGATAGATTGAAAGCCTCTCCCCATGCGTCAGCAACCGCGTCGATGAAAGGACTGCAGAGCTCGTCGCGACAGGCGGCGACGCAGGCGATGGTGTTCTCTGCGTTGAAACCGTGAGGCGCCAACGCGCGGGTCAACCAGTCCACGTAGTCCGTCTTCAGCAAGCAAGGACCGAGGGACGTGCGCACGCTCTGTTCGATGGCTTCGTCGAGCATGGCGGCGGAGAGAGCATTGGGGGAAACCACGAGTCGGTCATGAGACAGCCGCGCGGCGGACACAAGGGACGATTCGCCCTAGCGCGGCAGAAACGAGTCAGAAACGGCCGCTGACGCGGTACTCGTACAGTTCCTTCTTCGAGTTGCGCTTCCGCAGCATCTCCACGCGCACGTCGACTGCGCGCAGCTCCCTCAGCATCTCTGCGTAGATCCGCTCCGTAGGCACAATCACGCCGTAGAACGTCGAGTTGCCCACGATGTAGTCGACGCTACCCGGCTTGTGGATCAGCTCCGCACAGCGCACGAGGTGCGCCCAAGCGTCTTCGAAGTAGCGCTCCACATAGCGCGCCAATAGCTCCGCGTTCTTCGCTTCGCACTTGCGGATGTCGCGCAGCGCACGTTGCAGGCTTCGAGGCCGAAACGCGTCTCCCGCTTGCCAATGGGCGAGTCGACTCGTTGCAACCCCCCACGTCCCGCCAATCGCTTGCCAGTCGAGTTCCCCCGCCTGCCGCGCGTGACTCAGGTGCCCAAGCCAGTACATGTATGGGCGGAGCTCGCGCACGTAGCTCATACGGTTGGCGTACGGCGGAGATGTTACGACACGGTCGAAGCTGCCAGTTTCGAGGCCGCGGAGGCTCCTTGCGTCCGACTGAAGAATGCTCGCGCTGACGCAGGGCGAGTCTCCAAGCGCCAGCAACACCGAGGTGAGCTCCGACTCGAACAGCTCGAACACGGCGAGCCGGTTGCCTTGGCTATTATTTGCCGCACGGAATGACATTGACGGGTGGTTGAAGGCGGCGTTGGAGACGCGAATCAAGGTGCGACACAGCGCCAACTCCAGCGCGTCTCTCAGCCAACCGCGACGTTTCGCTCGTGCGTCGATCTCCCCGCGGATGCGTCGCAAGGCGATCAACGCCTCGGGCGACCACCAGCGCTCGATCTGGTGCAGCGAAGGCACCTCCGCCAAGGGCCCTTCGTCAGCCAACGCCCGGAGCAATGCCTCACACGGGGCCTCGAGCCGGGAGAGCTGCATAGCAGAGCAGGTGCGTGTCTTGACTCCGGCGAACCACACCAAGAAGGGGTTCACGTCGGTGGCGAAGCTCTTCACACCCCGAGAGGCTCCGACCAATGGCGTGGTCCCGGTTCCGCAGAACGGGTCCAAGAGACCAACACGAGGGGGTTCGTGGGTGAGGAGCTCCTCCACTAGTCGCAGCGAGTAGGCGGGCGTCAAGCGCAACAAGCCGTGCCGGCCGAGGCCCTGGTTGTGCTTGAAGGTCAGCTCGACGCGCTGAGGTACGTCTGCACGCGCCACGCGATCCGCGGGCTGCAATCCTCGAATCCGTTTCCGCGGGGGATCTGCACTGGCACTTCTCACGCTTCACCCCGTACGAATGGCTCCAGCGCCCGGCTGAGTGACTCCGCCAAGCCTCGAGGATCAGCCGGGTTGAACCAGCGAAAGGGCTCGAGCCAATGCGCTGGTGCCCGGAGCCGTTGGTTTCTCCGGCTGCACTCAACCAGCAAGCTGAGCGCCGAATGCTCCGCGTAGAACCAATCGAGTTCCATCCCCGGCGCTGTGAACCCGGGCACCCAGCGCGCGGACTGCAAGACCCGATAGGCGCCCTGCCCCGTCTCTCGCCCGATGCGCTCGGCCACACTCGACGCTGCGCGGGCCTGCGCCGAGTGGTGACTCGTGCGGCGCCAGAACGCGCCGTATGGGTGCAAGACGACACCTCCAAAGCTGTGCAGAGAGAGCCCACGGTCGAGCCGCCGCCCGCGCGCGAGCAACGCCGCTTGGCTGAATCGCTCAGCCAGCATGCGCACCTCGGGCTCGCTGGCTGGCGCGCTGCCCCGGGCGAACAGTGGTCCAAGCACCCAGCGGGCGAGACTGAAGCGGCCCCAGTAGCGTGGGAAGTTTCGGTTCAGGTCCACCCCACGAGCGTTGTGCCGAACCATGCGGCGACGTCCACGTCGCAGGTTCACTTCCACGCGACGAACCCCATCTGGATTCGCCAAAGGCACGAACCACAACTCGCGATCTTCGGGCGGCCCGCCGCTCAAGCGCTCCATCAACGCGAAGCACGTCTCCACGCCGATCCACTCCATGGGGTGCAAACCGCTGATCACCAGGCTCTCGCGAGGCGCGTTTGAGTTGCCCAACGCAACACCGAACAGAGGCTCTCCCCGAACGCTCTCGCCGAGTACCTCCAATCGGGCACCAGCCGCCTCCAGACGCTCCAGACGCTCGAGCCATCCCCGATAGCCCGTGTAGCCCTCAGCCGCCGCACTCACCGCGTGGACCGGCTCCACCGCCGGATTGGCCGCCAAGGCCGCTGACAGCGCCGCGTGCATCAGCGGCTGCTACCACACCAGGCTGAGGAGCTGTAGCGCCACGATCCGGTGCCTTTGCTCGCGGGTCCGCTTGTGTCTATGGTCCCGCCGCTTTGACCACCCCTCCCGCCTCCACCAGCGATCTCAGCCCCTCGATGCCCGACAGCGGGGACGCTGGCGATTCGAGTTCGCCCTCAAGCGAGTCCAGTACCGGTCAGCGCCGTGGTTCGGCACAGCGCGGTGATTCGGCGCAGCGCAATGATTCGCCACAGCGCAGTGAGCTAGCAAAGCGCAGTGATGGAGTGCCGTTTGGCCTGATTCGAGCGCTCTTCATCGGCTCCGGCTTTACAGGCCTAGTCGACCAGATCGGCTTCTCGAAGTACCTGTCGTACGTCGTTGGCTCCACGGCGTATGCGGTCAGCGCCGTCCTGGCAGCGTTCATGACCGGTCTCGCGCTTGGGGCGCACCTTGGCGGCAAGCTCTCGAGTCGCGTTCGGCGTCCGCTCCTGGCCTACGGCGTGCTCGAGCTGGTGGTCGGAGCGGCGGTCGCTGCCGCGCCCCTCGCCTTCAAGGCGCTGACGCCCATGTACTTGAGCCTGCTGGCGAAGGCGCCGGATTCGCTGCTTTTCGCCAGCGTCGTTCGCTGGTTCCTCGCGGTACTGTTTGTGGTCGTTCCAACCATCGCCATGGGCGCGACGCTCCCGCTGCTTTCGCGGGTGGTGGGTAGCGATCTGAGCGATGACTCCCAAGGCACCGCTCAGAAAGAGAAGCGCCTCGGTAAGCTCTACGCAGCAAACACACTGGGCGGCGCGCTCGGCGCGTTGATTGCTGCCTACTGGATCCTGCCGTTGCTTGGCCTTGCGGGCACACTGATCGCCTCAGCGGTCGGCAGCGCAGCGATTGGCCTCTTGGCGATGGCCCAGGGCAGCCGCCTCGAAGCGCCTCAGGTCCCGGAGGAGATCGCGGCAGAGCGGTCCTCGCTGGGTCTGATGTTGCCCACGCTGGCATTCGCCTCTGGCGCGCTGGTTTTCGCCTGTGAGGTGATCTTCACCCACCTGCTAGCGCTGATCATTGGCAACAGCGCCTACGCGTTCGGGTTGATCCTCGCGGTGTTCTTGATCTGCCTGTTCGTCGGTGCGTCCTTGGCGCCGCGCGTGCACCTGCGCTTTGGTTCCGCGGCGTTGCCCATCGGCCTAGCTGCGGCGGCGCTTGGAATGGCGATCACCCTACCCGCCTGGGATCGCTTGCCGATGTTGTTCGGCGGGCTTGGCGCACACGTCACCTCTTTTGCCGGGCGTGAAGCGGTGCGCGCTGGGGCGGCCTTCTTGATCTTGGTGATCCCGACCACGCTCATGGGACTGACGTTTCCTCTCTTGCTCCAGCGCGTGGCAGCGGATCCGCGCGTTGGCGCCCAGGTTGGACGGCTCACGGCCATCAACACCCTGGGAGCCGTCGCCGGCGCACTGCTGACGGGCTACTTGCTGCTTCCCAAGCTGGGCTCTGAGCGCGCCTTGCACAGCGTAGTCTGGATCTTCGGCGCGCTGGCGCTCGCGACACTGCCTGCTGTGGCACGCAGCAAGGCCAAGCAGCGTAGTGGCACACTGGCTGCGGCGCTCGCGGCCATCGCACTACCCTTTGTATTTCCTGCGTGGAATTTGGCGCGACTGACCAGCGGCGTAAACGTCTACTTCGAAGGCTGGCAGAAGCCCGACGAGGTGCTCTTCCTACGGGAAGACGTGCACGGAGGCGTGACCACCGTCACCAAGAAGGAAGACCTGTACACGCTGTACACGAACGGCAAGTTCCAGGGGAACAACGGCCACGAAATGCAGGCCCAGTACTCCTTCGCGCATTTCCCAAGCATGTTCGTGTCCCACTGGGACAACGCGTTGGTGATAGGCCTCGGCACCGGTACCACCCTTGGAACCCTCAACGGCTACCCT
Coding sequences within it:
- a CDS encoding GMC family oxidoreductase; the encoded protein is MAEAPQDEAQVLVIGSGAGGSTVAYELARRGFDVVVLEEGGHFELADYGQPAPVAMRQMYRKRGMTPILGGVPIGYVEGCCVGGSTEINSGFWHRTPPEVLLRWQTQLGLDIASSELDEHFEWAERELRVGVSEQAWPPSTAAFARGAEAMGWSAWEVPRAAPGCKHTNACAAGCPTGAKQGMSRSLLPKAKALGARVIGGARVVRLLLRKDRVDGALVRVQTADGVERLLRIQAEQVFVCCGPTETPSLLLRSGIRYHVGNSLRVHPYLKVAARFPEAMHSASSVLPLLQVKEFWPDLSFGGAFFGSGQLAMTLSDNWPQNRSQMSNLSHLAQYYVGVRGTGKGWVRPTALGEDATLVRYDLSKDDLRHLSVGLARLSELLLRAGASELFPSVWGVGPFKRPGDAARWLEEQLPKRALSLVTVHAFSSCPMGERHDLSAADSQGRVWGLQNLCLADASVLPDSPGVNPQGTVMALARRNAVAFADAQ
- a CDS encoding flippase-like domain-containing protein, whose translation is MTASTNAPLAHSKGRRVVFVLAGLLSSAAFMLLAVRRLAFDDVTRALTHAELWPWLPLGVLSYLAGHAVRGIRCRRLASGEARLTRTTATNVVVLGYAVNNILPARLGEFARAAMLAERSGLPFAQGLSITFLERILDGLIMLGLLAVAFFSLPQSTHQGWLGATLQIAALVFSVALVGVLAAVLAPSLILRWTSRVAHRVAPRMHDRFVRVIDQAVRGVAYLREPRAALGIAALSLLVWLCEAGLFLCLLPAFGLAFDPRLALLAMTVTNLGILVPSSPGFIGPFHFFCMRALTAVGIAEATGFGYAALVHLAFYVPITLWGVGIIVAYGFRLGANLDAQKSASPLGLLDPGQRFLTPGERSDPAPSAITIALCEALIPEESADVPAHAEVVKSCASFTAGQLAALPFRLRVYYGVGMLALRTATLLRFARPFCKLDQRRRRRWVEAWAYGRLSLGRALLRAPRSTTLLAYYEHPAVQGALGVEPSSRSAASDAVILQLKPGRRANG
- the lspA gene encoding signal peptidase II; amino-acid sequence: MRHWSTLAAVLLCLGVVGCDHTTKQLAVTHLSGQGPVPVVPGVLDLRYAENTDTAFSLLGNHIGTEPRVLMLSLLGALVTLGLLGYAALRWRAFNLGERVAMGLLLAGAVGNLGERMVRGHVVDFLHVRHWPVFNVADIAVVAGALLFAFAARRRARYSAV
- a CDS encoding NAD(P)-dependent oxidoreductase, with translation MSGRVIVTGASGWLGRRLVAALLHGLPGVPPFENPPALAELVIGIHSADAALEEWDDPRVRVVKGDLRDPDYADRLCRDGDGSLLLHTAGLIHPRRVKDFYAVNTQGTQRVLEVAEQQGVRRAVVVSSNSPVGCNASPEALFDEATPFNPYMGYGRSKMLMEQATLEIQERGKLQTVLVRPPWFYGPYQPPRQTLFFEMIRAGRVPIVGNGENLRSMVYIDNLCQGLLRAAAVPHANGRVYWIADAEPYPMNRIVDTVERLMETEFGFQVAHKRLRLPGFAGEVATLLDGALQRVGVYQQKLHVLGEMNKHIACSVAKARLELGYTPTVALEEGMRRSIQYCIDQGLLRP
- a CDS encoding NAD-dependent epimerase/dehydratase family protein, which produces MLRAVDVTTLVTGGSGYFGEILVQHFSAEGRRVRVFDKVDNADRSADVELVQGDVCDYSSVTRAMRGVEEVHHNVAQVPLAKDRELFWAVNVEGTRNVLEAALRSGVRKVVLTSSSAVHGIPPQNPVTEATLPAPREAYGRAKLEAERVAQQYVERGLDVSIVRPRTVLGHGRLGIFSILFDWVRRGKPLYLLGSGNNRYQFVHADDLAAVCVAAGKRAGASIFLAGTDRFGTMRELLGGLVRHAGSRSSIRSLPFTAATVGMRVTSKLGLSPLGDYHSLMYGREMWFDITQTRQKLDWQPRYSNHEMITDSYDWYVAHREEIQARQGASHHRSPVRLGVLALLERLP
- a CDS encoding tetratricopeptide repeat protein, translated to MTDSCNPTNLEEELAIARGALDTADHRHAAHHLAAALVTAPAGLEVAQLVRRLFHATRDPHSLIPEKMWTGDALLKARFFEIANADDDAISWQLMAQAAAKQQAVLNLDPWLDPERARALDQDRLGRELSKVLDSPIAIEQLWPLLDLLRRQGPLSTWLSFHVVRLLRARNEFTEALELASATHAREASYWSATSLASTYRDMGKLEEAVDAFRQAAALDPADAAVYLDLGDILLDLRRPADAAIAYSEALTRDPDSDWAVASLPYAEWRSNHAAPHAQRIVELARAGNSRARALMAHVAPFDAGFRHPASSLVNSFALAEDKPILRCAVSSIEAPSCVLAIQLESGFRGQNPPLVNWGEIPEPDPRLSRAETSVRLWTYQTASGELEQHAMPALLPPTNPALRLVSSIATTDYDLERWWQAATLRASELSPDLAEQLFACMLHPPATPEGEYAWNWLFKVQIAAALLLVQASPDWSAAQGRQALFDLLNGPIDWTTSAGIIASCQLARAVPQRVDDVYELLRPLLVPPRYPAEWANIAEVLVETLGWLPTLDDDFAAWRNAVREQLDE